Genomic window (Xylanimonas protaetiae):
GTACGTCACCTGGAGGAACGTCGCGAGGTCCGCGACGGTCGGGTTGGCGTACAGGTCGGCGACCGTGGCGAGCGGGTAGCGCTCGCGCACGGCCGAGACCACCTGCGCCGCGGTCAGCGAGCCGCCGCCGAGGTCGAAGAAGTCGTCGTCGGCCGACGTCGGCGGGACGCCGAGCACGCGGCCCCACACCTCGGCCACCCACTCCTGGACGGGGTCGGCGAGGGCGGCGACGTCGTCGTCCGACGGGGTGGCCACGCCGGGGAGCGGCCACGGCAGCGCGTCACGGTCCACCTTGCCGCTCGTGCGCGTGGGGATCTCCCCGACGACGCCGAGCAGCGGCACGAGCGCGGCGGGCAGCACCTCGCGCAGGTGGGCGGTGAGCGCGGCGGCGTCGAACGACGGCGCGTGCGACGGGACGACGTACCCGACGATGACCTTGTTGCCGGCTGCGGTGGTGCGCACGGCCGCGGCCGCGGCCTCGACCTGCGGCGACGCGAGCAGGGCCGCGTCGAGCTCGCCGAGCTCGATGCGCCGCCCGCCCACCTTGACCTGGTCGTCGGCGCGCCCCAGGAACAGCAGGCCCGCGGGGTCGTTCACGACGAGGTCGCCGGACCGGTACGCGCGTTCCCAGCCGAGCGACGGCAGCGGCGCGTACTTCTCGGCGTCCTTGGCGGGGTCGAGGTAGCGCCCCAGCCCGACGCCGCCGATGACGAGCTCGCCCGCCGCACCCTCGGGCACCGGCTCGCCCGCCTCGTCGACGACGACGAGGTCCCACCCGTCGAGCGGCAGCCCGATGCGCACGGGCCCGACGCCGTCGAGGATCGCGGCGCACGCGACGACGGTCGCCTCCGTCGGGCCGTACGTGTTCCACACCTCGCGCCCGTCCGCGGCGAGGCGCGTCGCGAGCTCGGGCGGCACGGACTCGCCGCCGAAGATCAGCAGGCGGACCCTCGCCAGGTCCGCCGCGGGCAGCAGGCCCGCCAGGGTCGGCACCGTGGAGATCGCGGTGATGCCCTGCGCGGCCACCCACGGGCCCAGGTCCAGGCCGGTGCGCACGAGCGCGCGGTCCGCGGGCACGAGGCAGGCGCCGTGCCGCCAGGCCAGCCACATCTCCTCGCAGCTCGCGTCGAACGCGACCGACAGCCCGGCGAGCACGCGGTCGCCCGGTCCCAGCGGGTCTGCCTGGAGGAAGAGGCGCGCCTCGGCGTCGACGAACGCGGCCGCGCTGCGGTGCGTGACGGCCACGCCCTTGGGCACGCCGGTGGACCCGGACGTGAAGATGATCCAGGCGACGTCGTCGAGCCCGGGCGCGCCGGCGACCCGGGCCGCCGGGGGAGCCGCCGTCGGGACGTCGATCGCTCCGTCGTCGCCGACGACGGCGACCACGCCCGCCTCGCCGAACACGAGCTCGGCGCGCTCCTCCGGGTCGTCACGGTCGACGGGCACGTAGGCGGCGCCCGCGTGCAGCACGGCGAGGATCGCGAGGTACAGGTCCGCGCGGCCCGACGTCGCCCGCACGCCGACGCGGTCGCCGCGGCGCACGCCGGCGTCGGCGAGCGCCCTCGCACGGGCCGTCACCTCGGCGACCACCTCGGCGTACGACCAGGCGCGGACGCCGTCGTCGATGGCGGGGGCGTCGGGGTGGGCGGCCGCCGTCGCGGCCAGGAGCTCGACCAGGGTGCGCGGGGTCGCCGCGCGATCACCGGCGAGCAGGGGGGACAGCGTGGGCACGCGCGGTCGTCCTTCTCGAGCACGGAGGCGAGCGAACCGTCGCCGGGGGCCGACCAGTCTACGGTCGGCAGCCCGCGGGGCGTCGGGACGTCTCACGTGAGACACCACGTCTCACTCGGAGGCTACCCGCGGTGCCCGTCCGACGGCGGTCGTGGGTGCGGGCCGGCCGCCCGCACCCACGCCGGGATCACCCGTGGAAGCGGGCCGGGTGGGGGCCGGTGCGCCCGTTGCGGTCGAGGGCGTCGATCGCGGCGACCTCGGCCGGGTCGAGCTCGAAGCCGAAGACGTCGAGGTTGCTCGCGATGCGGGCCGGCGTGACGGACTTGGGGATGACGACGGTGCCGTGCTGGAGGTGCCAGCGGATGACGACCTGGGCGGACGAGACGGCGTGCCGTGCCGCGGCCCGGGTGACAGCGGGCTCGTCGAGCACCGCGCCCTGCGCGAGCGGGCTCCAGGCCTCGGTCGCGATGCCGTGCCGGGCGTTCGCGGCGACGGTGTCACGGTTCTGGAGCGCGGGGTGGAGCTCGACCTGGTTGACCGCCGGCACGGTCCCGCCCAGGGCGACGACGCGGTCGAGGTGCTCCGGCAGGAAGTTGGACACGCCGATCGCGCGGGCGGTGCCGGCGGCGGCGAGCGCCTCGAGGCCCTGCCAGGTGTCGAGGTAGGCGTCGGTCGCCGGTGCCGGCCAGTGGACGAGGTAGAGGTCGACACGCTCGAGGCCGAGGCGGTCGAGGCTGGCCTCCAGGGCGGGGCGGGCGCGGTCGCGGCCGAGGTCGTCGACCCAGAGCTTGGTGGTGACGAAGACCTCGTCGCGCGCGAGGCCGGTCGCGGCGAGGGCACGGCCCACGCCCTGCTCGTTGCCGTAGACGGCGGCGGTGTCGATGCTGCGGTAGCCGGCCTCGAGCGCGGTCTCGACCGCGCGCTGCGCCTGGTCGTCGGGCACCTGGAAGACGCCGAAGCCGAGCTGGGGCATGACGACGCCGTTGTTGAGGGTGATCTCGGGGATGACGGGCACGAGGTTCCTTTGCGATGGTGGAGCGACTGCGGTGGTCGGTGGAGGGACTGCGGTGGTCGGTGGTGGGACGAGAGGGTCAGAGGGCCGGCACCGGCGTGGCGGTGGCGAGCTCGCCACCGCGGACGCGGGCCGCGACGAGGTAGGCGACGAGCCCGGCGAGCGTGACGGCGGCACCGGCCCACAGCGGCGACGTGTACCCGAGCCCGGCGGCGAGCGTGAGGCCGCCGACCCAGGCGCCGAAGGCGTTGCCGATGTTGAACGCGGCGATGTTGGCTCCGGAGGCGAGGGTCGCCGCGTCGGAGGCGTGGTTCATGATCCGCATCTGGAGCCCGGGCACGGTGGCGAACCCGAAGCCGCCCATGAGCACGAGCGCCACCAGGGTGGCCACGTGCGAGGATGCCGTCAGGGCGAACCCGGCGAGGATGACGGTGAGGGCCGACATGAGCACGACGAGCGTGGCGACGAGGTTGCGGTCGGCGAAGCGTCCGCCGAGGAGGTTGCCGGCGAACAGGCCGACGCCGAACAGCACGAGCAGCCAGGGCACGGCCGAGGCGTCGAAGCCGCCCACCTCGGTGAGGGTGAAGGCGATGTAGGTGAAGGCGCCGAACATGCCGCCGTAGCCGAGCACGGTCACCAGCATGGAGAGCCACACCTGCCCGCTGCGGAAGATGCGGAACTCGGCCAGGACGCCGTGCCCGCCGCGCGCCACGGGGGTCGGCCGGACGAGGGCGAGGATGCCGACGAACGCGACGACGCCGATGGCGGTGATGGCCCAGAACGTCGAGCGCCAGCCGGCGGCCTGGCCGAGGAAGGTGCCGAGCGGGACGCCCGCGACGTTGGCGATCGTCAGGCCGGCGAACATCATGGAGATGGCCGCGGCCCGGCGGTTCTCGGGGACCAGGTCGGTGGCGACGACCGCGCCGATGCCGAAGAACGCGCCGTGGCACAGCGCGGCGACGACGCGGCCCGCGAGCATGAGCCCGTAACCGGGCGCGACGGCCGAGATCAGGTTCCCGGCGATGAACAGGAGCAGGAGCCCGAGCAGGGCCTTCTTCCGGTCGACCCGTCCCAGCAGCGCCGTGAGCGCGACGCCCCCGACGGCGACCGAGAGGGCGTAGCCGGAGATGAGGTAGCCGGCGACGGTCTCGGTCACGCCGAAGTCCGACGCCACCTCGGGCAGCAGCCCCATGATGACGAACTCCGTCAGACCGATCCCGAACCCGCCGAGTGCCAGCGCGTAGAGAGCAGCGGGCATGAGGGATCCTCCGAGTGATGGGTACTGGGCCGCGTGTGCACTAGTTGCAGACGCAACGAGATAGTTGCACGCGCTCGTTATGCGCGCAAGTCTGGTAGGCTGACGCTCGGCAGTGAGGAGGGCGCATGGGTATCGCCGACGATGCCGTGGAGGTCCGGGCGCGCGGCTGGCGCACGCTCGTCGCGCTCCACGGGCTCATCGAGACCAGGCTCGAACGCGAGCTCCAGGCCGCGCACGAGCTCTCCGTCGTCGAGTTCACGGTGCTCGACGCCCTCAGCCGCCAGGACGGCTGGCACATGCGGATGCAGCAGCTCGCGCGCGCCGCGGCCCTCTCCAGCAGCGCCACCACCCGGCTCGTCACCCGGCTGGAGGATCGTGGCCTGCTCACGCGCATCCTGTGCGTCGACGACCGCCGGGGGATCTACACCGAGCTCACCGCGGCGGGTCACGCCCTGCTCGACCACGCCCGGCCGACGCACGACCGCGTGCTCGAGGACGCGCTCACCGAGGCGTCCGACGTCCCCGAGCTCTCCGCGCTCGTCGACGCCATCCACGCGCCCGTCCCCTGACGCGGCCCGCGGCCCGGGCCCCAGCGCTCCGCGGCGGTGACGCACGACGACGGCCCCGCCGCGGAACGTCTCCGCAGGGGACCGCCGTCGAGGGGACCCGCTACTGCGTGTCGGCGTCCACCCAGTCGAACGTCTTGGTGACCGCCTTCTTCCACTGCCGGTACAGCCGCTCCCGCTCGCCCTGCTCCATGGACGGCGTCCAGCGCCGGTCCTCGGCCCAGTTCGCGGTCACGTCCGGCTCGCCGGACCAGAACCCGACGGCGATGCCGGCCGCGTAGGCGGCGCCGAGCGCCGTCGTCTCGGCGACGACGGGCCGCACGACGTCCACGCCGAGCTGGTCGGCCTGGAACTGCATGAGCAGCTCGTTGGCCACCATGCCGCCGTCGACCTTGAGCTCGGTGAGCTCGACGCCGGAGTCGGCACGCATGGCCTCCAGCACCTCGCGCGTCTGGAACGCCACGGCCTCCAGGGCCGCGCGCGCGATGTGGTTCTTGTTGACGTACCGGGTGAGCCCGACGAGCGCACCGCGGGCGTCCGGCCGCCAGTAGGGGCGAAGAGCCCGGAGAACGCCGGGACGAAGTACGCCCCGCCGTTGTTCTCGACCTTCCGGGCCATCCACTCGACGTCGGGCGCGTCCGAGAGGATGCCGAGGTTGTCGCGGAGCCACTGCACGAGCGACCCGGTGACGGCGATGGAGCCCTCGAGCGCGTACCGGGCCTCCTGGTCGCCGATCTTGTAGCAGACCGTGGTCAGCAGCCCGTTCTTCGAGGGGACCTTCTCCGTGCCCGTGTTGAGGAGCATGAAGTTGCCGGTGCCGTAGGTGTTCTTGGCCGTGCCGACCTCGAAGCACGCCTGTCCGAACGTGGCCGCCTGCTGGTCGCCGAGGATGCCCGCGATCGGCACGCCCGGCAGCAGGCCGCCGGGACGACCGGGCCCGTACACCTCGGACGAGGAACGGATCTCCGGCAGCATCGACAGGGGGATGCCCATGTCGGCGGCGATGTCCTCGCGCCACGAGAGCGTGTCGAGGTCCATGAGCATCGTGCGGGAGGCGTTGGTGACGTCCGTGACGTGCACGCCGCCGTCGACGCCGCCGGTCATGTTCCACAGCACCCACGCGTCGGTGTTGCCGAACAGCAGGTCGCCGCGCTCCGCGGCCTCGCGCGTGCCGGGCACGTTGTCGAGGATCCACTTGACCTTGGGGCCGGAGAAGTAGGTGGCCAGCGGCAGGCCGACGATCGCCTTGTACTTGTCGGCGCCGGCCGCGCCGCCGAGCTCCTCGACGATGGGCTGGGTGCGGGTGTCCTGCCAGACGATCGCGTTGTAGACCGGCTTGCCCGTCGTCTTGTCCCAGACCACCGCCGTCTCGCGCTGGTTGGTGATGCCCACCGCGGCGATGTCGGTGTAGGTGACGTTCGCGCGGGTCAGGGCCAGCCCCACGGCCTCGCGCACGTTGTTCCAGATCTGGTCCGGGTTGTGCTCGACCCAGCCGGGCTGCGGGAAGATCTGGTCGTGCTCGAGCTGGCCGGTCGAGACGACCTTCCCGCTGTGGTCGAAGACCATCGCCCGCGAGCTCGTGGTGCCCTGGTCGATGGCGAGTACGTAGTCAGGCATGGGGATGTGTCTCCTTCGTCAGGTCCAGCATGTCGGGGCGGGTCAGATGAGGGCCGAGCCGAGCAGCCCCGCCAGGACCGAGCCCACGAGCGGCCCGACGACAGGCACCCACGAGTAGCCCCAGTCGGACGAGCCCTTGCCCGGGATCGGCAGGACGAAGTGCGCGATGCGCGGGCCGAGGTCACGGGCGGGGTTGATGGCGTACCCGGTGGGACCACCGAGCGAGGCGCCGATGCCCACCACGATGAGCGACACGGCGAGCGGGCCGAGCTCGGACGGCGTCTTGCCGGCCACGATGACCCAGAAGACCAGCACGAACGTGCCCAGGGCCTCCGTGACCAGGTTCCAGCCGTAGGAGCGGATGGCGGGCCCGGTGGAGAACACGGCGAGCTTGGTCCCCGGGTCGGCGTCCTCGTCGAAGTGCTTCTTGTAGGCGAGGAAGGCCAGGATCGCGCCGATGAAGGCGCCGAGCAGCTCGCCGGCGTAGTAGACCAGGGCGTGCCCGAAGGTGGGCTCGATCGTGCCGGCGTCGCCCGAGAAGAAGGGCAGGTCCGCCACCCACAGGCCCGTCGTCACGGCGGGGTTGAGGTGGGCGCCGGACTTGAACGCCGCGTAGACACCGGCGAAGACTGCGAAACCCCATCCGAAGTTGATGAGGAGCCAGTCCGGGCCGAAGCCCTTGTTCTTGGGGAGGATCACGTTCGCGACCACGCCGGCACCGAGCAGGATCAGTGTCGCCGTGCCGATGACCTCCGACCAGAATGCGTCCAGGAGCATCGTCGTTCCTTTCAGTCAGATTCCAGCGGCACCATCCCGGCGACGTCGTCCACCGTGAGGCGGGCCGCCTGTGCGGAGGCGTCGTCGGGCAGCGTGGCCGCGGTGTCGTAGGCGTCGATCCGCGCGCGATAGGCCGCGGCCTCGGACTCCTTGGTGGCGTCGTCCCAGCCCAGCAGGGGTGCGACGACGTCGACGATCTCCGGCAGCGCGGCCAGGCCGGCGTCGGAGACCTCGTAGACGAGGCGCGTGCGGTGCAGCAGCACGTCCTCGAGGTGCAGGGCACCCTCGTGGGTGACCGCGAAGTGGATCTCGGCGCGCAGGTACGCGGGGGCGTGCTCGAGCGGCGCCGCGAGCGACGGGTCCGCCTCGCACAGCTCGACGAGCTCGGCGAGGTCGGAGCCGTAGCGGTGCAGCAGGTGGTCCACCATGGGCGGCGTCCACCCGTACCGCTTGGCCCAGGCGCGCGCCTGCCGCTGCACGGCCTGGAGGCCGACGGCGCCCACGAGGGGGATCGTGTTGGTGATCGAGGGCAGGGCGGCGGCGCGCTGCCCGATGGCGTGGTCGACGGCGTCCTTCGCCATGATCCGGTAGGTGGTCAGCTTGCCGCCGGCGATGACGGACAGGCCGGGGCTCGGGTTCGCGACGGTGTGCTCGCGGCTCACCTTCGCGCTGCTCGTGCCCTCCTTGGTGCCGGGCTGGAGGAGCGGGCGCAGCCCCGCGTACGTGCCGATGACGTCGTCGCGCGTGAGCGGGTGGGCGAGCACCGCGTTGGCGTGCTCGATGACGTAGTCGATGTCGGCCGCCGACGCGACGGGGTCGCGCAGGTCCTCGACCCACGGGGTGTCGGTGGTGCCGATGACCCAGTAGCGCGACCACGGGATGATGAACAGCACCGACTTCTCGGTCTGCAGGATCAGGCCGACCTTGCCGCGGATGCGCTCGCGCGGCACCACGATGTGGATGCCCTTCGAGGCGAGCACGCGCAGGCCGCCCTCGCTGCCCGCGAGCGCCTCCGTCTTCTCGGTCCACACGCCGGTGGCGTTGATGACGGAGCGCGCGCGCACCGTGATGCGCTTGCCCGTCTCGAGGTCGACGACGACGGCGCCGTTGACCGTCCCGGTCGCCGTCTGCGTCAGCTCGACGACCTGGGTGCGCGCGGCGGCGTGGGCGCCGTACCCCGCGGCCGTGCGCACGAGGGTGGTGACCAGGCGGGCGTCGTCGACGGAGGCGTCCCAGTACTGGACCGCGCCGATCGCGGCGTCGTGCGCGAGGTCGGGGAACTTCTTGGCCATCTGGCTGCGCGTCAGGTGCCGGTGGATCGGCATCGCGCGCCTGCCCGGGGCCAGCGACGCGAGCGTGTCGTACAGCGCGATGCCCGCGCCGACGTACGCGCGCTCCCAGACGCGGTGCTCCAGCGGGTACAGGAACGCGACCGGCCGGACGAGGTGCGGGGCGAGGTGGTTGATGAGCAGGTCGCGCTCGGTGAGGGCCTCGTGCACCAGGTGGAAGTCGAGCATCTGCAGGTAGCGCAGGCCGCCGTGCACGAGCTTGGAGCTGCGGCTGGAGGTGCCGGACGCCCAGTCCTGCGCCTCGACGATCGCCGTCGACAGGCCGCGCGTGACGGCGTCGAGCGCGATGCCCGCGCCCGTGACGCCGCCGCCGACGACGAGGACGTCGAGCTCGCCCGCCGACGACGTGGACGCCTCGAGCGCCGCGAGGGCCTGCTCCCTGGAGTCGGCGGTGAGCCGGTTCGTGGCCATGTGGGGGACCCTTTCGCTCGTTGACGTTGCTAACGTCACACCGGCCGAGTGCCTCCGCAACCGGATCGCTGCAGCGCAGCCGTACAGTGAACGCCGTGCAAGCGACGATCCGGCCCGCCCTCCCCTCCGACGTCCGGCGGATCCGGGCCCTCGTCGAGCCTTACGCGGAGCGCCGCATCCTGCTCGCCAAGGAGCTCGTGGGGTACTTCGAGGCCGTGCAGGAGTTCCTCGTCGCGGAGGTCGACGGCGTCGTCGTCGGCTGCGGGGCCCTGCACGTCATGTGGGACGACCTCGCCGAGATCCGCACGCTGGCCGTCGCGCCCGAGCACCTGGGCACCGGCGTGGGGCACCAGCTCGTGAACGCCCTCGTCGAGCGGGCGCACGCGATGGGCCTGAGCCGGCTGTTCTGCCTCACCTTCGAGGTCGACTTCTTCCGCCGCCAGGGCTTCGAGGAGATCGAGGGCACGCCCGTCCCGTTCGACGTCTACGCCGAGCTGCTGCGCTCGCACGACGACGGCGTCGCCGAGTTCCTCGACCTCGCGCGGGTGAAGCCCAACACGCTGGGCAACACCCGGATGCTGCTGACGCTCTGACGCGGCGCCCGCAGGCTCGGTTCCGCGCAGTTCCGCCGTTCGTTCCGGGTCAGCGCCTGGATCCCGGGGCGCCTCGCCTGGGACAATCGAGGCGAACGCAGACGTTCTGACGTTCCTGGCGACGATGCTCGGAAGGTGATCACGATGGTGCACGCGGTCGGCGCGCTGGCGACGTACAGCGATCTCGCGGAGACACAGGCGGGTGTGGGTGCGCAGGTCTTCGTGGTTCTCGGTCTGGTCGCAGCGCTGGTGGTCATCGCCGGCCTGCAGGCCGTCCTCCTGTGGAGGCCGCAGGACTGACACGACGCCGCGGGGCCCCACCCCGCGGCCTGCTCCACGGCGCCCGAGACCGGCGCCGGCTGGGACCTGCTGCGGCCGTGACCTGCTGTGGCCGTGGCCCGGGCGGCGGTCTGCAGGCGGCCGGTCAGCCGGTCGGGAGCGCGTACCGCCCGTCCGGCCGACGGGCCACGAGCCCGTCCACGACGAGCGAGCCGAGGCAGCGCTCGACCTGCGCGTCGTCGGTGCCCGCGCCGTCGAGCTCCTCGTGCGCGACCGGGGCGTGGGCCGCGCGGAGCACGGCCAGGATGCGACCGCGGCACTGCCGGTCGGTGCCGTGCCAGGCCTGGGTCCTCCGGCGGTGCGCATGCTCGTCGTCGGGGAAGCCGGCCCGTCGCCAGGCGCACAGGTCGCGCACCGGGCACTCGCCGCAGCGTGGCGACCGCGCCGTGCACACGAGCGCCCCGAGCTCCATCGAGGCGGCCGCCCAGGCGGCCGCCTCGGCGTCGTCCGCCGGCACGACGGCGGTGGCCGTCGCGCGCTCGGCCGCCGTCGGGTGCGGGGCGGGCAGCGCGACGCCGCCGACCGCCCGCGCCAGGACGCGGCGCACGTTCGTGTCGACGACGACGGAGCGCCGGCCGAACGCGAACGCCCGGACGGCCGCCGCCGTGTACTCGCCGACGCCGGGCAGGGCACGCAGCGCCGTCTCGTCGTCGGGCACCGCGCCGCCGTGCCGCTCGACCAGCGCACGGGCGCACTCCTGGAGGCGCAGCGCGCGGCGCGGGTAGCCGAGGCGGTCCCAGGCGCGCAGCACGTCCGCCGTGCTCGCCGCGGCGAGGTCCGCCGGCGTCGGCCACCGCTCCAGCCAGGCGCGCCACGCCGGCTCGACCCGCACGACGGGCGTCTGCTGCAGCATCACCTCGCTGACCAGCACGCCCCACGGGGTGCGGTCGGGCGCTCGCCAGGGCAGGTCCCGTCGGGCGTCGTCGAACCAGAGGACGACGCGGGTGACCAGCTCCTCGGACTCACGCACGGGCACACCGTAACCGGGCGCCGCGCCGGGGCATCGTGCCTGGCGGCGCGGCTCCCCGGCCCGACGCCGGAGGCGTCGTACGTTGTGCGCGTCCCCCTTGACGACCGGAGGTTCCGTGGCACCCGCAGACCGCGAGCGCACCCCGCGCGGCGCCGGCGCGCACGGGACCGGGCACGGGACGGGCCAGCGCGGGACCGGCCACGCCGGAGCCGGCCAGAACGCGTCCGGTCAGCGCGCGGCCGGTCAGCGCGCGGCCGGTCAGGGTGGAGCGGGCCGGGGCGGGTCGACGCCGGCTCAGCGCCCGGCCGGCGCGACGCAGCCGCGCCAGCACGGCAGCGGTGGCGCCTCGGCGACGCGTCAGCAGACGGCCCAGCCCGCGCAGCAGCAGGGCGCCGCGTCGGCGCCGCGTCCGTCGGGGGCGAAGCCCGGTGCGCGGCAGTCCGGAGCGGCGGGCCGTCCGTCCGGCGCGGCGCAGGCGCCGCGGCAGTCCGGGGCGAAGCCGTCGTCGGGCGCGCGCTCGGCTCCGCGCGCAACGGGCGCGAAGAGCGGTCAGCGGGTCGTCTCGGCGAACCGCCTCCAGGCGCCCGGAGCACCCGCCCCCAGGCCGAGGACCGGCGCGCGTCCCGGAGGTCCAGGCCAGCGCCCGGCGCCGCGCCGTCCCGCGCAGCCGCAGCGGCGGTTCCCCGCCATGCCGGTCGTCGTGGTCGCGCTGCTCGTGGGCGTGGGCTGGCTGACCGGCTACGGCATCGGGCAGGGCGTCGGCTGGGTGCGCGACGCGTGGCCCGACCCGGTGCCGCCGCTCGGCGCCGACAAGGTGGCCGCGCCCGAGCCGGCGGCCGTCGGCGGGCCGAGCCAGGTGTGCCCTGCGACGAGCCTCACGCTCGTGGCGAGGCCCGACGCGACGAGCGTGCAGCCCGGCGCCCTGGTCAGCTTCGACCTGTCGATCACCAACTCGGGCCGCCGCCCGTGCCTGGTGAACGGCGGCGACGCCTCCCGCCAGCTCGTGATCACGGACGCCGCGGGCGCGACCGTCTGGTCGAGCGCGCACTGCGGGGCGACGACGCGCGACCTGCTGCTGGGCCCCGGCGACGTCCGGCAGGACTCGATGCGCTGGAACGGCAGGCCGTCGGCGGCGGGATCCTGCACGACGGGACAGGGGACGGTCGCACCGGGCGAGTTCACGGCACAGCTGGTCATGCCGAACGTGCCGGGGGCGACCAGCACGCCGGTGACGATCACGGTCGAGGCCCCGCCGCCCCCGCCCGAGCCGACACCCCCGCCCGTCACGGAGACGCCCGCCGCGCCGACGGACACGACGGCTCCGCCCGCCGACACGCCGCCCCCGCGGACACCCCTCCGACGGACGCCCCACCCGCCGACGCCGAGGCCGGTGCGGACGAGCCTCCCGCCGCCCAGATCGCCGACTGACCGCAAGACCGCGAAGGCCCGGAGAAACGACCCGAGCGAGCCGGACGCAAGCCGATGCAGGGAGCGGAGGGACCGCCGTCGTGCGCGCGGTCCTGTCTCT
Coding sequences:
- a CDS encoding MIP/aquaporin family protein — translated: MLLDAFWSEVIGTATLILLGAGVVANVILPKNKGFGPDWLLINFGWGFAVFAGVYAAFKSGAHLNPAVTTGLWVADLPFFSGDAGTIEPTFGHALVYYAGELLGAFIGAILAFLAYKKHFDEDADPGTKLAVFSTGPAIRSYGWNLVTEALGTFVLVFWVIVAGKTPSELGPLAVSLIVVGIGASLGGPTGYAINPARDLGPRIAHFVLPIPGKGSSDWGYSWVPVVGPLVGSVLAGLLGSALI
- a CDS encoding MarR family winged helix-turn-helix transcriptional regulator, whose translation is MGIADDAVEVRARGWRTLVALHGLIETRLERELQAAHELSVVEFTVLDALSRQDGWHMRMQQLARAAALSSSATTRLVTRLEDRGLLTRILCVDDRRGIYTELTAAGHALLDHARPTHDRVLEDALTEASDVPELSALVDAIHAPVP
- a CDS encoding A/G-specific adenine glycosylase — protein: MPVRESEELVTRVVLWFDDARRDLPWRAPDRTPWGVLVSEVMLQQTPVVRVEPAWRAWLERWPTPADLAAASTADVLRAWDRLGYPRRALRLQECARALVERHGGAVPDDETALRALPGVGEYTAAAVRAFAFGRRSVVVDTNVRRVLARAVGGVALPAPHPTAAERATATAVVPADDAEAAAWAAASMELGALVCTARSPRCGECPVRDLCAWRRAGFPDDEHAHRRRTQAWHGTDRQCRGRILAVLRAAHAPVAHEELDGAGTDDAQVERCLGSLVVDGLVARRPDGRYALPTG
- a CDS encoding glycerol-3-phosphate dehydrogenase/oxidase, which translates into the protein MATNRLTADSREQALAALEASTSSAGELDVLVVGGGVTGAGIALDAVTRGLSTAIVEAQDWASGTSSRSSKLVHGGLRYLQMLDFHLVHEALTERDLLINHLAPHLVRPVAFLYPLEHRVWERAYVGAGIALYDTLASLAPGRRAMPIHRHLTRSQMAKKFPDLAHDAAIGAVQYWDASVDDARLVTTLVRTAAGYGAHAAARTQVVELTQTATGTVNGAVVVDLETGKRITVRARSVINATGVWTEKTEALAGSEGGLRVLASKGIHIVVPRERIRGKVGLILQTEKSVLFIIPWSRYWVIGTTDTPWVEDLRDPVASAADIDYVIEHANAVLAHPLTRDDVIGTYAGLRPLLQPGTKEGTSSAKVSREHTVANPSPGLSVIAGGKLTTYRIMAKDAVDHAIGQRAAALPSITNTIPLVGAVGLQAVQRQARAWAKRYGWTPPMVDHLLHRYGSDLAELVELCEADPSLAAPLEHAPAYLRAEIHFAVTHEGALHLEDVLLHRTRLVYEVSDAGLAALPEIVDVVAPLLGWDDATKESEAAAYRARIDAYDTAATLPDDASAQAARLTVDDVAGMVPLESD
- a CDS encoding aldo/keto reductase: MPQLGFGVFQVPDDQAQRAVETALEAGYRSIDTAAVYGNEQGVGRALAATGLARDEVFVTTKLWVDDLGRDRARPALEASLDRLGLERVDLYLVHWPAPATDAYLDTWQGLEALAAAGTARAIGVSNFLPEHLDRVVALGGTVPAVNQVELHPALQNRDTVAANARHGIATEAWSPLAQGAVLDEPAVTRAAARHAVSSAQVVIRWHLQHGTVVIPKSVTPARIASNLDVFGFELDPAEVAAIDALDRNGRTGPHPARFHG
- a CDS encoding amino-acid N-acetyltransferase; the protein is MQATIRPALPSDVRRIRALVEPYAERRILLAKELVGYFEAVQEFLVAEVDGVVVGCGALHVMWDDLAEIRTLAVAPEHLGTGVGHQLVNALVERAHAMGLSRLFCLTFEVDFFRRQGFEEIEGTPVPFDVYAELLRSHDDGVAEFLDLARVKPNTLGNTRMLLTL
- a CDS encoding MFS transporter, which encodes MPAALYALALGGFGIGLTEFVIMGLLPEVASDFGVTETVAGYLISGYALSVAVGGVALTALLGRVDRKKALLGLLLLFIAGNLISAVAPGYGLMLAGRVVAALCHGAFFGIGAVVATDLVPENRRAAAISMMFAGLTIANVAGVPLGTFLGQAAGWRSTFWAITAIGVVAFVGILALVRPTPVARGGHGVLAEFRIFRSGQVWLSMLVTVLGYGGMFGAFTYIAFTLTEVGGFDASAVPWLLVLFGVGLFAGNLLGGRFADRNLVATLVVLMSALTVILAGFALTASSHVATLVALVLMGGFGFATVPGLQMRIMNHASDAATLASGANIAAFNIGNAFGAWVGGLTLAAGLGYTSPLWAGAAVTLAGLVAYLVAARVRGGELATATPVPAL